TAAATGAGTTGGAAATTATAGACTCTGTTATAAATAAAAACCGTGAATATATAAACTTAATGGACACACCTGCCATTTCGCAGGAAAAAAAGGTATCGCTTATAGATGATGCATTTTCTGGTTGCTCACTGTATGTAAAAAACTTTTTAAAAATACTCTCTAAAAAGAAATGTTTTTATAAACTTTCAGACTGCGTAAAAGAGTATAAAAAACTATACGATAAAAATAACAATATCGAAAGAGTGAAAGTTATAACCTGTGTTCCTCTAAGAGAAGACCAGATTTTAAGGCTTAAAGAAAAGATAGAACAAAAGA
This genomic window from Clostridia bacterium contains:
- the atpH gene encoding ATP synthase F1 subunit delta, encoding MSEFSKEFGKALYLLAEEESETLDILNELEIIDSVINKNREYINLMDTPAISQEKKVSLIDDAFSGCSLYVKNFLKILSKKKCFYKLSDCVKEYKKLYDKNNNIERVKVITCVPLREDQILRLKEKIEQKIKKEAIINNQVDKSILGGAVVEFSDWQYDSSLRTKLDNLSDLIKGSIF